Within Engraulis encrasicolus isolate BLACKSEA-1 chromosome 8, IST_EnEncr_1.0, whole genome shotgun sequence, the genomic segment atatacagacagctgagtctttCCGCTtccgaacaagccctgacatatgtctgtgggttgaagacaaaatattcggtgggtgttcaaaaaatgacataaaatgacgAAATTGGCTGGGAATCTACAGTTGAATTCTAAAAAATGgctgttattgaatgtgttaaggtGGCACAGAAATTGGAAAAGTGAGACCAGCCTGAGTCGTACATTTTTAATGTCGATTTCGCCAGACCCCCACGCATATATCGTGCAGCAGAGCGCAGAAAGGGCTGGAGAGCGTCACCTAGTCTAGAATTGTCTGACTGAATGGCGGACATTCCAGGCTTGTCCGGGCTGCTCCTGGACACAGTAGATGGAATTTCTGCAAATTAAATCGAGAGAGAGAATTGGCCACTTGGTTATTTAGACCAGGGATGTGGACTGCGCGAATAACATAATTGCCCGTGATTGATAACCATGTCAGACAACTCAAACGGAATGTTGATGATAGCCACGGTCGCTTCGTTATCGCaaaagaaaataatttgtttccTTTCCCAATTTTGTATGTGATTTATTTGTATTAGTAAACATATTTGAAAACATAACATATTTGTAAACATATCCTGAAATGTTCAACTTCTTACTATTTTTTCCCGGGTGAAACCCTAATATTCCTGGATTGCTAGGGCCCACCTTGTTGCTGCTATTAATGGAACGCTCTGCACTATAAAAACTGAGTGTAGTCAGAGGTAGTCTAGTTAGTCTTGTTAGACTACCTCTGGTGTAGTACAGAGCCATGATCATCACTAATGGTAACTGCTGGTCTGAACAATCACTACACAAACAAGAGATGAGGGCTGTTAGATTATAAAATGTATCAAGTTGGCATATGTATTGCTGGACATTTACTGCTGATGTTGTCATCTTCTAAAATACTTCTGATTTACGTGGCAAGTTATCTGCAGAGATGAATGTGTCTTTGATGAGTGATGCTGTAACCTTGACTGTTTATACAAGCATTGGTTCAATTGGCTATGTTTTCCTCACAGTTGTTTTCTTGATATACCTTGCCACTTTATTAGCAAGTGCTACTGttatgctgttgatatttttagaCACCTCTCTCCACAAGCCAATGTACATGTTTTTATTCTGTTTAATTTCCAATGGGTTGATTGGAAGCACAGCTGTTTGGCCAAAAACTATGAATGTTCTGTTAACAAATAACCCTCTTATTTCTTTGGATGGATGTCTTGCCCAGGTTTTTCTTGTATTGACCTATGGAGTTTGCAACTATTCTATTCTGGCAGTGATGGCTTATGACAGATTTGTGTGCATATTTAGACCTTTACAATACCACACAATCATGACCCCTCTGAAAGTAAAGCAGCTGATGTTTGTTGCAAACTGTATCCCAGCAGCTTTTGTTTTTGGTCAGACATTCATAGCATCACAGCTACCTCTATGCAGGTTTAAAATGCACAAGATATTTTGTGACAATTTGGCGGTTGTCAGCTTGTCCTGCAATGGCAGTGCCTGGGGCAATGTGTATGGCATGATCATTACAGTCTTATTAGTGGTCCTACCTGTGtttctcattttattctcataTGTCAAGATAATAGTATTGACCTTAAAAGCTTCAACAAGTGCAAGAAAGAAAGTGTTTGAAACTTGCTCGCCACACATTATTACTTTTGTGAATTTCTCTCTGGTGACTTTGTTTTCTGCCTATTACAACCGCTTCAACTCTTTCTTACCCAAAGAGGCAAACATAGTAGTATCAGTGAATTACATCCTTTTCCCTCCCCTGTTACATCCAATAATATATGGAATGAAAACACAGGAAATTAGACAAAGTTTCTCaaaagtcataaaaagaatacTATTGCAATGACTGCTATTTTACTCCTTGGTTTGTTTTATCAGTAAAATACCATGTAAGCAAGTTGTAACTGTTTCACTTGTACCTGATCATACCGTATGTGAAAAATCACCTTCATATATATCTTACTGGATTGTGGTTCTTACATCAATTACGCAGTCTAAGAGCCTGtctctatatagcctacatgtattacATTGGGTGTATACTCACACTATACCCAGTTTAGTGTTGTGTAATTATATGTACATTGCTTACATACTTTCACAAGTGAAATGAGTTGGGTTTAACTAAGAGAAATACCAGGTTTAGTGTTATTTAATCATATGTACAGTAAAGGTACATAATATCACACAAGCAATATGTTAAGGTTTAACTGAGAGAAACATGATGGGCCAATACAGTTATTGCTCTCTCTCAATGTCAGACAATTTGAGATAAATATTGGGATGATTAAAATGACAAATGTCCCTTCACTGGGCTGTAAGGATGCCAAAGGCACACTCCACAAACCTTCTTGCTGTGGACAgcccaggcccgtcactaggtttgagagaaagggggggcttagccccagaggaagaaaatgtgcgCGCATAGCGCATGacattttttcagctcacctgctaaggttttgtctatgaactcattattttaagagcaaagaaatcctgcacactgtccattccaccaacaaactttaatacattgtttcggtcatccgaccttcttcatgttgtattaaagtttgttggtggaatggacagtgtgcaggatttctttacacttgaatgacaaccccactgggataatatcctacgcacctgcccacctacagaggtgtgcaaaagtgtcttcttgaacaattattttaagagcaccataccgatttttaaacactagttacagttattttttaaaaaaaaacatttttaaaaaattcacattgtaatgaacattccttatacaAGTATGTAAGCTAAACtaattattttaaaatgtttcaaTTGATGAacattatgtacggaagttaaaatgattagataaaaatgcagagagcataatttacacaaggactaggaactttaaggagttactaactgcgcgtctccaggagaagcagtggtcagaaAGCGATTCATTTAAACAGGTtcattacttggaaaactatgcatccccggcagatattaggtcatttttactccattagtagctagtttaatcagttcatgtgtgttttcaaactataATATTATtcaaaatattaaagctcaactataatttcaagacaatgtcaaatggatttattacacgggtgttgtgagtgaaaattggtactttgggtcggaagatttcatctgtgtaagtaattacacttttagACCGGGACAAGCCAGGAAATAATCGCAATgttttcctgtcaaggttttctcaattgattcttgtactttggaccatactgaacaaaatgagcttttgcgccgtcaagaaagttgtccggaatccaagatggccgccagataTCAAAGATGACCACCACAATACCTAAAATTGGTCCTCTGTGggaggaaattgttcaaagatTACTTCATTTGGCCTAATTTGGGGATATATAATAAGATAAATAATATTCTGTGACTAAGAAATCATCAGCTAATTGtgcaaatccaatatggctgccaaATGTGGTCCCCTAACACTACAAACTGTCATATATCCTGATTGAAAAGGGCTACAACCataattctggtgtctattcatatgtttctatggtctgtgaatccatttctgcatgtattttgtgaatccgACCACTTGTTcaattgtgcaaatccaagatggccgccaaatgtgttcccctcaaccacaaactgtcTGTCCTGATCTAGAAGGGCCACCACCATAATTCTGGTGCTTATTCATGTTTCTAATGTCTATGAATGTATTTATGCAGGTAGGTTGCAAATCTCAtcatttagaccagtggttcttaaccttttttttctgaacgcacccccttacctatgtcaaagacaagccacgcacccccaacccaaagtGTAAAGCAACATTGTAAGAGCAGATGAACAAGTGGATATGGAAAAGTGATTATACAGTAAACTATTTGAAACATTGTGCAGTAGGTCATAGTGCAAACATTCATACAACAAACATTGAAACCATAACATGATAATATGGCAGTGAAAGTGTATAATAAACTGTTTGGAAAGTTGTGCAATAGGTTGGTCTTGGTAATTCAGAAATATTAAAAAGAAATACAACAACCTTAAACACTGTGCCACCAAACATTGTGCAAATGTataaaaagaaaatgtgaaaaatatataCAACTAACGGGGCAAATAGAAAAAGTAAATAAAGTATTTTTTGTTTagagtatatatatatagtatatcaagtgtgtgtgtgcgtgtgtatatatatataaaataaaataatacaactAGTTATATATAATAATGTATACAATAACATTATTTAGTGTCACTCTCTGTCTTCGGGTGCTGCTCTTGGTTTGTCCAGGATCCCCTGAAGCAGATTGATGACCTGCACAAAGGAGCTGGACCTTTCAGCCTGTGGTATTCGGCCCACCATGTCCACTACCAGCATCCCAAATGCTGTGCAGTCGTTTTGGGCCGAACGCTGCCGCTCCAGCTCCTCCCGATGCTGGTCCAACAGCTCCAGCCGATGCTGGTCCAACAGCTCCAGCCGCTTCACAATGTCCACATCATCCAACTTCCGCTTGCCACCCCGTGCAGTAGAAGGTCGGGGTGATGGTGAGGCCCTGGGCGGAAGTGATGACCGAGGTGAGGGCGAAGGCGAGGCCAACGGTAAGGGTACCGGCAGTGCTTGTGTGGCACAGGGCTGAGGTGACGAGGGATCGGACTGGGCTGGTGCAGGCTGAGGTGGTGAGGGCACTGGCTCAGTTGGGCTATCAGGgccatgggtggaggtgggggaggatgaGGAATGAGACTGTGAAGACAAAAGAATAAGCACACAGTTGGTCATTGTTCCAGATAAAGaattcacacattcacattttgttttttttctgtactgAACAGTAGTACAACTCAACGTTCACTCAGCCCTGCATATATTATTGACACATACtatttaccttcgccagaaggttatgttttgaccgccgtgtatttatttatttatttatttgtgaatatgtttgtttgtacttcgtataactcagacagaactgagccgatttttatgaaatttggtgggatgattggtcatgacccaaggaacaatcgattagtttttgggagtgattgggtcaaaggtcaaaggtcaaggtcaaaatgtttgtttgtacttcgtataactcagacagaactgagccgatttttatgaaatttagtgggatgattggtcatgacccaaggaacaatcgattactttttgggagtgattgggtcaaaggtcaaggtcacgaaaaggtcaaaaacgtaaattgagccgatttttatgaaatttactgggatgattggtcatgacccaaggaacaatggattactttttgggagtgattgggtcaaaggtcaaggtcacgaaaaggtcaaaaacgtaaattcagccgatttttatgaaatttactgggatgattggtcatgacccaaggaacaatagattactttttgggagtgattgggtcaaaggtcaaggtcacgaaaaggtcaaaaacgtttttctttgccaagcactatatgccagaacaacgtgtgcatgcggaattgaataagaggtcaagactgggccaaaaatgtaatattacgatattccggtccgatttacatgaaactaacaccaaaatttggagaatgttatgccccacactctgaagatggccagaaaaaaataagtggcgtaggcgaaggtttgcgctctaccgagtgcccattctagtttacaCTAAGTGTTTGCTTGGGTGTTGTGAATGTGCTGCATGTGGTAGCACTGAAGCTGGTAAAACACACTGGGCAGATAGCTGGCCATTGTCCATGCATGCAGACAACGCCACCATGGACTAAATCACAGTAACAAAGTCGAGCTGTAATCGACATAGCATTGTAGACATATTACACAGACAACAAAGCTTCATACAATGCTGGATATACAGTCATTTTTATAGGATATACATTCATTGTTACTGTTGGCCCTACTACTGAACAatagccacaacaacaacaacaatggccgCAGTGGATGGTGGTGGTTCACGTGAGGGagtattctcgctctctctctcacacacacacacacacttgggttcTTATTTTACTTCAGCATTCACGTCCCAGTGTTTATGATGTTTCCTATGCATTTATGCTGTGTTGTACACAGACTGTAAGCACTCCACGCCAGCTACACTAATTTAGCTTGCTTGCTTTTGCAGCTTGCTAGCTCATGCTAGCTTGCTATCAGGTACTGAACAAAGAACGAACGATTGCTTAGCGTCGAGTCAAAATTTGACTCCGTTGCGCGATGTTTCACGTGTGGGTCCAGCCACGACATGGCGAGGTAAAAGGGAGAGAGTTTCTTCTTTTTCCCACCTGGAGCCCCACTCCTGGAGGATGCCTGATCTCGGCGTTGCCTCACGTATCGGTCCCTGAGGGTCTTCCACCTATCTTAAACATCCTTCGGAGTCCGGCCAAGAGCCTGACCGATCTCCCTCCAGGAATTGAATGAGACCTTGCTGTCTTTGTACAGTTTGTCTTCTGCTTCATACAAATTCGGGTACCTGCGCACCATCTCTATCAGCTGCTCGTCGTTGCTGTTCATTCTCGCTACTTGgttttttaaaggccaacttccgataaaacacagttttactaactccttttgaagatcggacggtcagtccaagttaaactcacttgcaaggctctcatagcggtgcgtcacctcgcctggctgtgtttcccggtgtttcccaattgacataaataatgcagagaaacgagcgaatcacgaaagcctttctgtgtttcgtcacgtcgaaagaaggcgttggccacaaaggtttatgtcgacccatttttctaaaaacatgtcgagtaatttttttctgcttgttttcataacaagcaacgtctggtggcccaaaACCtaacttagcttagctatcagctggttgctactctcaggtacacacacagcacaaagcctcatacatacagctaGCCCACTCcagttgctccgtgcctgcagctcgcctaggggtcgctgtcgaaagagcacagccctgaatggagcctacacgcctccgttggcgcccctatagtgcagtaccacccggggaagtggtgactctgtttcccattacattctctccaagaacaggaggactgagccaatcagagacggatttccacgagagcaggaggagtgagccaagagcaggaggagtgagccaatcagaggcgcatttccacgagaaacacggaacaccctctcgtttctccacaagccaccttgctagcttgcaaaaacggcttgaaacaaagcaaccagaacgtgttttaaaacaggaccaaggCGTACCACATTCAATAATAAttgggaacacagcaatattaataaaatgacgttgagaggccatctttaaaaatggcaCGCCCCGGCACTGTACCGaaggacaacaacaacacagacaacCGGAAAGGCAAACATGAGCCAATCACAGCAGCTTTTGTCTGCGCACTTCCGCTCGAGTTCTGCGACTGTCTGACAGATTGTTAGGATTTTTTCGAGGCGCCCGACGACgggtgcagagcctctgcgcggggggcgtggactcgcacagacataAGACGAAAGGACGCATAGGCTCTGCGtctgaagcataaatctagcttaagggaGCAGGACGAAATGAGTCATTGCAAATTCCACAGTGGCACTGCTGACGACACAATGGTCTGCATgctgttaaagtggtagttcgctattttagacattaagccttgtttgtgtgacttctggggtgaagtagagatgttctcatcacaattttgacatttggtgctgaacggagcatttgggtattcaagactgcagcccccccacctttacattgactccaatgaagcactcaagcaatcgatcataaaatggcattaaacttttgtttacaaagacatgaaactcaccgagtggtcagaggtgggaagcgatacgttggctcgaaaatcaccgcgaaatacgcttccagagaagatatattcattattgtccgtcttcattgattgtattggtttgactagtattactccgcgcgaccggaaatgggggtgcgtttgtttacgttactatctatggtttgtatgcaagctgtagtttttgtggcgagtcccgctcaaagatagccgttctacctcgctccttgatgtctacataaacaacacactatcgctacctactggctggatgtctactgctgtTCAACTGCGTCTGGgggaaaataggtccgccaaatgctaaacaacagttagaaggcatatttcgctgcaattttcgggtcaatttatcactgtctaccactgaccacacggtgagttccatgtcttctcaaacaaaagtttaatgccattttataatcgattgcttgagtgctctattggagtcaatgtaaaggtgggggggctgcagtcttggatacccaaatgctccgttcagcaccaaaagtcaaaattgtgatgagaacatctctacttcaccccagaagtcacacaaacagggcttaatgtctaaaatagcgaactaccactttaaggacAACAAAAAAGAACGTGAAATGAGAATACAAGGTCCCCATGTGGGCCAGGCCAGCGTTACGTGTAACAAACTGAAATGAAAACATGTTAGTGCCTTTTCAGTGTTGTGAAGTTCTGTAAACAAAACGTGCCACTTTAAAAGGATATGGCAACTCAGTCACTGAGAAAGAACAATAACATAAGTGCAGTGAAgttgacaaacatacacacagtgtcctACTGTTCATGGACCATAGCACTACCCGCCAAACGCCGGCATGCTCACAACACCCTCCTCGACCAGTCCAGTAACTGGCTTCCAGCAAAGCCACCAACAGAACTACAAGGAAAATTCCGTCAATACCTGAAAGGAAAAGGTCAGTTGGCACTCCAATTACAAACTCAGCACACAGCTGTGGAACATAGGAATGAAATAAACAGAAACACAAGCGTCCAGCAAAGTCACTGCCCCCACAGTTCAATAATATGCGCCCTATGagaaaagaccacacacacaaattactaaAGACACACATCTCAGGGCATTCAAGCCAAATGGAAAAGGGAAACTATAGACAGTAATCATGATCCCCCACAGGGTGGCGAGCAGATATACGATCAGCTATCCGCTGCCGCAACGAGTTGCCAGAGGTGCTGGCtggctccccctcctcctcttcgggGTCGTCAGGGTCAGGGTGGTCTTCTTCCTCCACCGACAGGACATCGCCGTTGCTGACACAGACGTTGTGGAGGGTGGCGCATGCAGCAATGACATCCGGAACAAACACTGTGTTTATCTCCAGTGCCTGGAGAAAGATGGCCCTCCACCTTGCTTTCAGCATGCCAAAGGCCCGCTCGATCACTCGACGGGCCTTGCCATGATGCGCGTTGTGCC encodes:
- the LOC134453890 gene encoding olfactory receptor 52K2-like, whose protein sequence is MNVSLMSDAVTLTVYTSIGSIGYVFLTVVFLIYLATLLASATVMLLIFLDTSLHKPMYMFLFCLISNGLIGSTAVWPKTMNVLLTNNPLISLDGCLAQVFLVLTYGVCNYSILAVMAYDRFVCIFRPLQYHTIMTPLKVKQLMFVANCIPAAFVFGQTFIASQLPLCRFKMHKIFCDNLAVVSLSCNGSAWGNVYGMIITVLLVVLPVFLILFSYVKIIVLTLKASTSARKKVFETCSPHIITFVNFSLVTLFSAYYNRFNSFLPKEANIVVSVNYILFPPLLHPIIYGMKTQEIRQSFSKVIKRILLQ